The genome window TGTCATCTGGTGTCTGGCAACAATTACTCCGCTGATGACTTCAGAGCTCGCGCCAAAACACCAGACACAGCCCGGCACTAGTTTTAGGAAATAATTTTTTATCTTTAATAATTTTCGAAACGTATTTACAGCTTGTTTTAATTGTGcagaaaatgtaacaaatacccgattaattataattaaataattcagTAACTTATAAATGAGTAATAAATTATGTGGCCAattttaaaagcttttaaatgtcaaatacaGATTATCTGcagttaatttattaaaatattaattctatcatatttttaaaacataaaataaatgttgctATAAAACTGATTTTAATCACTAACCCATATTTTCCCTTTTATGTATGATATCATAGATTAACAGTgtttaacacatttttaaatgttaaaaaatcaaacaatatAAATACCTGCATTTTAACAAAAACGTTTGCCACAATTAACAGTTTTGATTAAGTTAAATTTTGACTTCCAAAATTTGGAAGTCAACATTTATAAAACATCAAAAATATTATGTCTGACATTTTCTGACAATGCTATTAAAGATTTATGAATACAGATATATTTAAACCCTTATTTATGATTTTTGCATAAAATAAGAATGTAATTTGCATGGttcagaaacagaaactgaacaAATACTAACCACAGATAAAGCTATGACATCATCCAATCAAATGTTCATTGTAAAgctgtaatttattatttatttaaaaaaaaacatttgcacttTTTACAACACAATAagatataaataatacaaatctCAATTAGGCCACAAAACAATTTACATTTTTGACATTGTAAGTAAATTAGCTCcataacaaaaacaattagGTAGGTATGAAGCTTTTTATTGAGCCGTGTTTAAGCATTAGATCAGTCGGTGCCAGAGACCTCACCTGTGATTGATGTTGATCATGTAACACCAGTGAACTCTCTGGGCCCTCAGAGGCTGCCAGTACAGGcccagcacatacacacatcagcagcaacatGGCTGCACTTGAGGAATGAGACCTGGGCCGTGCAGATATTAGCGTTGTTCCTGTGTGATGGCGCCTGGAGGAGAGATTAAACCGTccatcctctgctcctctctggctcctcctccgcctccttctctctcctgaGGCAAGAAAACAGTCATAGGAAAACATACGATCTATTGTTTGCATTGGATGTGTTCATGAGAAAGACAGTTGCAGTGCACGGCGGTGTGTGCTTTAGAGTTAGGCACCTGCTTAGTTTTCCATAACGGCAAAGAAAGGCAGGACCGGGTGCAGATGAGCAAAGTAACAATCTGACAAGAGGTAAACACATAGAAACAACATCTAACATGCCGCCTTGCAGTCGTGATATATGTGTAGGTGGAAGGAGGTTCTTTCACATTCCTCACATCTTGTCCACATTTGGATTGTGTGATGCATTTCTGGTGGGATAATTGTGTCAAACCACATCTCATCTTAACACCCATATTGTGCTGCTGAAATGGAACATGTGGCTCTTTACTCGGGCCTATTGTGTGGTGAGGCGAGCCTGTGATAATAAATCCTGGCATCCTGTCGAGGTCGACGGCGGCCGGCCCGGGTCCGCGCCTCTGCTCGGCCCCGGGAAACAGAGGGCGGCCTGTAAAACATGACGTGCCAGCGCGGGAGATCACAGCCGAGGCCGTTGCCTGGGAATGTGCGCTTGGTTTATACACACAAAGAATGTTGTCACTCTGCATCGGAGCTGCGTGATGGACAAACCCGGCtccgtgcatgcgtgtgtgtgcgcgtgtgtgtgtgaaagtcaaaagacaaaaacacacctaTGTCAAACACACCTCTCAAGGCGTCGGCTCATGCGCACTGCGCAACAGAGTCGACGCCAGTGAGTCTGGGTTGCGTTCAGGAGTGCGACTGTTTTCAACATCATCCCTTTTGCGTGTGTGAAGAGAGCCGGCGCGAGGACCCATCCCTGCCCTGTGACTGCAGGGCTCCCCTTTGTTCTTCACCCACAGCGCAGGCATAATTACAAGCCGCCTCACCTcgcctgctctctctccctctgcgtCTCACGCGCCCACACCTTCGCTCCGACACACGTTCGCCCGCGTCCCGATCCTCTGCGCTCGCTGCCCGGGCGCCTCGCGGCCCTTCCAGCGCCCACCGGCTCCTCCGTCTTCAAAGCGCCGCGCTTCGTGTTGGTCTGTTTTTCTGCCACACGCACTCCATTCATCTGTCAGACTTGATTTTTGCTGTGAACCTGAGGTTGTTTTCCTGCTGGTCACATTGGTTCTAAATGCAACACCTGCTCCCAAAGTAGCAAAACCCTCTGTCACTCACTTCTGCCAactgcagacatacagtaatcccAACCCTCCTAATGCGTCCTAATAGCCCAGGCTACAGGCCTTGTGTGTGAAGTCAGAACATCACAATGTGAAagccctttttttttccttattgtGACTGAAACTTTACAATCATAATAATTTGCGGCCGGCTGCTTGGCTGAGGTCTGTGGGGAATCGGGACGCGCTCCAGCCCCCAGCAGGCCTTCAGTGCTGCCGAATTCCCAGTAGTTGCAGGCAGGGTAGGACATGACCAAAATGATGGGGTTGGACGAGGGCTCAGCACCACACTCAAACCCACCGAGCGCTCTGTTTATAATTTGACTGCAGCTTATATGTGATTCAGCGGAGCTTCGGGGAGAACTACGCGTTCATCTCTGTGAAGCTGATTTCTGGCCGAAGGTGCTAAAACCTGCTCCCTGAGCCTGGCGCTCCCCCGTCTCTCCCCACCCCACATGCACTGTACCTTGGGAGATTTGCTGACTCGGCAGTCCCACCCTCTTTTGGCAGGTTTGTGTTTCCCTGAGATTTTTAACGCCTGACATTTAGTTAGAAAGGAATATGAATGGCACCAGAACCTGGTAATTTAGTTCCATATAAACAGGATCAAAATACTGTTTGGGGTTTGGTGTCATTCTCTTGTCTCCTTCTGGTTTCTGTATAATGAAAATTTAGCTTACTGATGATCTGCAGTTCAATCAAAAGCCTTATTAACTGTACATCATTAACCTCATGTGGACCTCGAACCTGGGAATGAGGGGTGCAGAACGATCGCTACCATTTGTAAAGCACGTGTTTAATGGTGTGTGGAAATACTGTAACAGCAGTCTAGTTCTGTGTCTGGCTCATAAATCATTTTTTAGGTTGCTTTTCGGCTTACCAGACCATAAAAGTGAGTGTTTGCTCAAAATGTCATAAGATGTTTTCAtgcatgcatttattttttttattacacacttttttattacacacaatGTTAGTAAACTATCTAAAAACAAAGTTTACAACTATGATTTTACAACATTAAAACTTTTATTATGTTGAAAAATGTTTGAATGTAAGATTGTGTTAAAATTATTCTTAAACTATATATTAATGAATCTCTTcctatgtattttatattttggttCCTTGTCTACTACCCTTGTCATTTAGATTTATATTATATCCATAAAACAGTTTTACATGATCTAATTATCAATTGTTTCATCTAACTTGAGTATTTTCCATAGAACCAAACAcatattattattttgaatTAATAAATCTAAGCATTTCGTGAAACCTTTGCTACTTTTGCAGCAGTCTCATCTCTGGCTTTAACGCATCCATTCGATGCGTTAGACGATTTTAGTTCACTCCGCAAGTGCGGATTAATCTCACTACCTGTGAGCAAATAGATTTATTTCATAATCTTCGGAAGGAGGTCCCTCCTGGCTTCCGAGCTGCGTCCTGTATCATATGTTAATGAAGTTAATGGTGGAGCTCCAGTGACAGCCGGTTGCTGGAGACCAATGAGAGCGCTCGCAGTGTGTTTGAGGCTTTGCAGGCAGGAGGTGTTTGAAGAACCGTGTCAGCTCCTATAATGATGTAAAGAAGGATCCCTTTCGCTTTTCTCCGATTTTTTTACCTACTTAACAGCTTTGAACATGCACACGGTCACTTGTCACTGCGGGGAAAGCTTTTCCACCAACTTGCATCGGATTTAAGCCTGGATTCGTCCCAAGATTTCTCCGCTGCCCGACAGAACCCATGAAACCTCCTCAGAGCGACGGGTTTATGGACTCGCGTATCAGCTAATGATGTCTATGGGTCTCATGCCTGACAGTCTGAGTGCCCCAGATCCGTCAAAATCCGCCTTTCTGGAGTTCGGTCACGGACACCCGGCACACCAGCAGCACTCCCCTGGACTCTCTCACATTTACCCCGTGCATGGCTTTCACGCTGCCGGCCATCCCCAGCACGAAAGCGCGTTCCCCGGCGGCGCGTCCTACGGCCGCTCCTTGGGCTACGCCTACCCCGGCGCGGTGAACGCTCACCCGCCGTCCGCGTACATGTCCTACCAGCACagcaatcacagcagcagcagcggcagcagcctgcCGTACGGCCGATCAGAGCACACAGGTACGTGGGAAGTTCCACAAACATCTGTCTTGACGTCGCGCTAAAGCGCAATTACGCACATGGCGCGCGTTTTCCCGGTGGGAAGAAAATGACTAAGCTTCAATTTTTAATACGGTAAAAGACAAGTAATTTCCCCCACGCTGAAAGATTTAAATGGATTaataatgcgtgtgtgtgagaagtaTATGCAGGCAAGTAGTGTTATTAATTTCCTTCACCATATTTTTAGTGCGTAAGCTCAATAAAGGGTTTAATGGCCTGGTTCTAAACCTGAGCATTCACCCtcacattaataataattcaccCAGAAACCCACAACCCTCAGTATCTCAGTGCTTCCTCGGTTTAGAACGATTATTTTTGCATCAccctgtgttgttgtgttgtgaagGTGTGACATAACCAGGCACCGTTCAGATACTAACTTAATATTACTACATAATTAAATGAGACTAAATTCAGACGGTCTGTATCAGTACAatatgatgatgctgatgcgtAGATGACAGCCAGTAAAAGCACCAGTTAACTTGCATATTTTTGGTTTACGGGCcttgatgttgttgtttataGCGTTCATTACAGGGCCTGAGAGCTGAAGTGGCCCCACATTACACTGTCACATTCAGCTATTCAGCAGTTCTCTCACCCCGTGGTGTGCGTTgctttaaacacacatttaaaacatttactgaacctgctttgtgtttttcctctttaaattCCAAGATCGCGAAAAGTCCACGGTGAACGAGAACAGGGACATTCGTTTAAACGGCAAAGGGAAGAAAATCCGAAAGCCTCGAACCATCTACtccagtctgcagctgcaggcccTGCACCAGCGCTTCCAGCAGACCCAGTACCTGGCGCTACCGGAGCGCGCCGACCTGGCGGCCAAACTGGGCCTCACTCAAACTCAGGTGGATCCTCGCCTCATCCATCGCTCCTGAATAGATACAGGGAGCGTGTCACACCGGTGTTAACCTATTATCAATGCAAACGGGGTCGTTTAAGGGGAAAATCATTCAACACTTTCTTACAGCCTGCGTTATTTGGCGTTAAGGGGTGCGTCAAACAGCCTATTGCGTCaatgtgtaataaaaaaaatattaatatttggtGCATTATTCTAATTTAAACCAGCCTGAATAATTTAGAGACTCTTTCAGAGGAGATGATAAAAATAGAAGCCTCTTATTTGCAGTGTTGTTAAGGATCGCAACGCTCCTGGAGATCAAATGAAAAACCAAATAGTTGTGATTTGTAACTTAATCCTCTAATGCAGCTCTTATTTACTCTACTTAAAACAAAGGCTTTATCTCCTTTTGTGAGTCTCGGTCCTGGTTCTCCATGCGAATGAGACCCAACCGCAGTAAAGAACATATTACaagaaaaactgtttttattattacagggCTGTACATTTAAGGGTTGTCAGCTCTTAGCGCGTGTTTCTGAAGAGTTTATTGCAATTAATGCAACGAATACCTTAATACTCTGAATTTTCGCCTCTTTAGAATTGAAATATATTCgataaaatatacatttttctTCTCGTTGGACCTTTACTTCTTTCGTGTACAGCTTAAACTCGTGGTGCCGTTGATCTCGGTCTCTCACGCTTGTTTTCCAGTGCGCGTTCCAGTGCGTACAGTGCGTACATACACTCCTTTGCACACACGCATATAGAACACACGCCCCAGTGACTCAGTCACGCGCACTCTTTATGTTAACTGAATACTTGGAAATATTGCAATACTATTTCACGTGCATGTGTGAACATATTTGGAGTCAGGTGCGCCTTGTTCTCAATTATAAATGGATCACAATTGTCCCACTGCGCTTTAGAATTTTGTGATGCGTTGGTATTTATGGATGATTCATCGGCCACTTTGATGCCTGTTATAAATATACACGCAATTGTGTTCGTGCTGAAATAAATTACTCTCTATTGAATCATCGTGTATTTCACGGTGCTCTCTGTTTATCGCTGTCACTCACATGCATCGCTGAACATATAAAACAGAGAACAATTAGAGTTGAAATATGATGGGTTCACTTTAAATAGATTACAAGTGGCCACTCGACCATGACGTGAATAGACACCAATGCCGTAATAGACAGGGATTTAcaagaacaacacaaaaaagatCAAAGTTATAACAAGCATTTATTTTTAAGTCGAGACAATTTTGGGAAGATTGTCGACTTTACTtgtcaataaaaacatttacagctcCATTCATCTAATCCGTTTTCTCTCATTTTAGGTGAAAATATGGTTTCAGAATAAACGCTCCAAGTATAAAAAGATAATGAAGCACGGCAGCGGATCAGAGGGGGATTATCTCCACAGCGCCAACGCCATCTCCCCCTGCTCACCCGGACTGCCCCAGCTCTGGGAGGTCTCTGTGGGGAACAAAGGAGCACCAATGTACCCAAACAATTACATGAATAGTTTTGGACACTGGTATCCAAACCACCACCCTCATCAGGACGCGATGCCCAGGCCTCAGATGATGTGAGTGGAGTGTTTTATTGGCCGCGAGCTCCCAGCGAAGTCGACGGTTTCTCACGAGGCCTCCCGtcagaactgaactgaactctaCTGCGTGGCCCTCAGGTTGTTGTTCGTTATGGTTTATGTGCGCGCGTGGACCCAGTTTCTTTTCGACCAGGCATTGAAACGATTCCATGTCTTTCAGTGCCACTGCAGCTCGGACGGGCTCACCTCGCTGCGGATAAAGCAACATTTGAACTGTGCATGAGTCTACTCTTAAGCAATAGAGTTTCCGCTGAAAGCTCCAACAAATAGCATTTTTTTTGCAAATAAATCACGTCATTATGGGACAATTCTCGTATCATGTTGATCATTTCACTGTCAGGGCAAtcagacacagcacagcaccTGTTCTCATAGGCATTACGACGTCTGCGCCGCCCGTGACGCAAAACCTCTGCGTAGTTGACTGGGTCTGACTCCACCAGTTTCAATCTGGACGCACATTCCTGTTTAGAAAACCTTGGTTCTGTATatgtaatattaaaatgtaCTTGCCAACAGAGTAATTACTCGTCTTAGAGAATCAGAGGGAgatgttctgctttttttttttttacaacaaattgattttattttattttcatacgCACCCTTTGCTGTTTTTCCACCCATTACACTCATAAGCGGACGTTTTCAGCGTGTTTTACCGTAGATCTAATAAACATCTGCCGCTGTTGCCAACCTTCATGGACGCCTGACTTTATGGAGACGCGCGTGACGACGTTTTAACGACATGCTGCTTCTTCTGGATTGAGCTCAAACAGCAAACTGGCCTCTGCCACGGTAAAATGACAAGCGACCCCGCCAGTAAACTGCGCCTGATTTATAGACGCTCGCGACGATTTGCGCAGTCCACCTCTGACGCTGTTCGAGCGCAGACAATCGCTTAATTAGTTCTTTGCAAACACTTTGCAGCCATTTGTGCGGATGCCCTTGATTTATCTGGTGCTGCCTGACAAACATTAGTTATAATCTGTCTGATGTCACACTCAGATTAGAAAAGAATCTCGTATCTCATGATTGTTATCTTTTTATAGCCTTTAAAAAAACCTATGCAGACAATTACGTTTATTATTATGCAGCGCATGCTATTGTTTTCACGGGTCTAGTTTTGTGATGTCATAACTCCCAGCaattaaagcttttcttttacCATCTGATAAACTAATACTTAGAGTCATATCTTTAATTATTGTAGTAGATTTTAGACAAAATTGGCGTTTTCTAACACGTTTCAATTGAAATCTAACACACCAGAGGTAAAGTACATTTAAATAGACACAGGCCACATTCATGTCTTACCTTGTTCAGGGGTCTGAAGCCTGCAGTGATGTTTGTCTGAAGAACAAAGCCACAGCAGAGCCCTGTGTTTTCACTCTTCCAATCACATTTTCTCACATAACGACAAGCATTGTGTCGCTTTAACATCTCCTTCTTTCTATATATACATGCATCCTCGTGCCCTTCTCCTTACTCCTGCCCATTATGCGCCTTGTTAAACACGCGGGGCCCGGGAAGAAGAGGGCGAGCACTGCCGAACGAAGTGACGGGGCATCAGGGAAAATTATAGGCAATTTCACATCTCTAGATTAGAATAATGGCTGGTGGAGTTGGACAGACAAGTGTAGGACCTTTCAGAACGGCGGCCAATTATCATGCAGGCGGATTGAAGGGAAAGTGAAAAGGCTTCTTGTGGAATAGACAAGCTGAGAGGAGGGGATGGGAGGCTGGGAGACGGCTTGAAGGGTAATGATAAAGGCAAGTGTGACTGTATCAATGCTGGAGACGGTCCGGGGGGTTATCAGATACGAGGTGTCTGATGGGTTTTAATTGCAGGATAGCAATAAGAGGGAAAAAAGCTTGTTATTAAATCCTAGTTGCTTTGAATGGGCGAAAGGCAAAGCAGGTCTCTGGGGTGATTATTGTTATTAGCATGAGCGATCTGACGTCCCGGGTAATTGTGAGCAGCTTCGCGGTTGGAGAGGGTGAATGCTTGATTTGGTTTCATCGGAGGGAAGGCCTGACGCAGTGCGCGGCTGCCAGGCAGAAGGAGCAGGCTGTCTTACACCTAGATAGAACTCAAAACACCGGATTTACTGTCGGCAGACCAGACGCACCCAATCTACATGAATGTGAGTGAATTCAGCAATACCAACATCTTCACGCcttttctgtttattgtttatatgtttgtttgctttttttggaGCCACGTTTGTAGATTTTAGGTTAAAGCTGAAGCAGCGCTGTGGTCGACCATGGGAAGCTTTTATTAGGACGTCATCGCGCAGCACACGGCCCGCTCCGGCCCGCTCCGGAGGTTAGTCAGGGTTCACCGATCCACAGCTGTCGGGGAATGCCTTTCTGCCTTCATTTCATCCCAGTTTACAGCAAAATGGGAAGACTGAGTGATCCTAATGCAGCCGAGGCACGGCCCGGGCCCAGACCGAGTGTGGGACAGCTGCTGGAAGTCTTTCCGTGGATGCATTTCAGCTCTCGACCTCCTTCTCAACCCACATCGCTGCACCCCAGAGACCGGCGCTGACACCGCGCTGTTAAGTCTCTGCAGCGGGGGCCACGGTGGACTGTAGGAGTCTGGAAACGCACTCTATTTAGGGCGCTGTGATGCTGTGCCATGCACAGATCACATTCAGGTTCACCGGTTCGCCTCCATGGCTACTTACACTTGTTAATGTTTACAGATGACATATATGGACACGCCTGACAGCCCACACACAACAGCGAACACACGTTTGTCTTCGGCACAAATGTTCCCCCTGACAGCCAAAGCCGAGGGCCACACACGCTGAGGGAGCCGCCGAGGGGGGGGCACATGTACTCTTGATGAGATTTCATTGATATTAAAAGGCAATAGTGATTATCCCTCTTTCGTCAAATCAGCACAGTGCCCCGGCCTGATGAGTGATGCTATAGACAACTGGTGTTGAGTTCGGGGAAATAACCCATCGAATGCATAGGATTACATGCCGTGGCaggtttgatgtgtgtgtgaagtccTGTAGACGTTAACCTGCTGCTCTGAACGTCACAGGTGCCAGAAACTACACTTGACCCTTTATGGTAAATGTTTAGATGACATATTGGTTTAACATTgtgttattgtattttattatttttaaagcttttgACTAACTGAAAACCTACACTACACCAATACGAGTTAATAGTCCATTATGTAAACTTTAATTTGACGACTTTACATaaatgaatattaattattCTTCAATTTATGTACtagcaaattaaaaacatatgaaggtgtatgactttaacattgcatttatttattaactcttgccatttatttacatacagtatcaaCGTACAGCAATCACGTTCTTTATGGTTTATtcttcaaatattttttttaaatattttttaaataaaaaaaaatattttaaataaaatgaacctAGAACCACCTTGTGCTGGTTTCACGCAAACCGATTGACAGATCACCATCAAGACCATCACTACCGCCGTCGTGTTGTGCAGTGTGTTGTTATGACGCAGTTGCAGTAGAGgttcatacagtaacacctcCGGTACCTGGCGCATACCATTGCAGTTACTAAACGTGGGCGCAAACGTTAACACAAACCACTGCCGCTCTGCGTGTTTCCTCTCTGCGCGTAATGACGCCTCGGTGGTCCATGTGGATGAGATCGTCATTAGCGGTTTCTCCTcgtgtcgtttttttttttcctacagcaTATTTAATAATGCATGGTTAATGTGGCCAAACGGAGGTTGCCGCCCACTGCCATCAGTCATTTGTTCGGAGGACGCCGCAGGAAGGTAGCTGCTGCCTCGTTGTCGTTGTCATAACGCTCCTTCATTATCGGTGCAGTTTATCTGGAGGTTCTCAGCTAATTAAACCAGTTGCTCCCCCAGGTCTCACTTGTGCCACGCGCGTTTGCTCCCATGACGCTTTTACATCAGACCTGTTGTCTAAAACAGAAAATCTGGCGTCTCCGTTGTTGGTTAAATTGTGCGTCATCAAACGAATGACCCAATGAATCTAAAGAGTAAAAAATTTAAGtagagaatgtttttttttttttccataataACTTTGCCAGACGCAATAGAAGGATCTGGCGTAAAACGCTCAGTAACACAAAGgggttgtgttttcatttacctCCGATATTTGGCAGCGTTTCTATCGCCCCGCTGCGCccgagtgcgtgcgtgcgtgcgcgcgcgcgcgcgctccggaTCCCCTTCGGCGTCAGCCTCGCTTCATTCCTTCACACCCCCACCCTGCGCTCTCTGGGCGCAGCGCGCTGAGTTCTCGCTTGTTATCTGGCAGCAGAATAGTAATAAAACCGAGTGACTCCAACATGTCTGCGTGGATGTCGCCTCCTACCGCAGCGCTTTGCACGCAGCTCCCGGGAGCGCGGCGGAGAAACGGCGCTCCACGGCGTCACCGCAGTCTGCGCTGCTgagcaggaataaaaaaaaaaaaaaaaaaaaaaaaagcagccacGCGTAATCACAAGAACAGATAATTAGGTTTATAATTATGTAGCAGGTTGGTTCGCTGTGTCTGACTATAAATTAGAGTTAGATGGTGGAGCAAAACAAGCAGTAACTAGTTGAAATCCAGTATGCTGCTTTAACGCAAACTGGTTTATCTGGATTTAAGCTGGTTGGAATTTCCAAGATGTTCGGAGTTTTGTCGTCACGTTTCCAGAAACATTCACAGtttcctccatttttttttcagggAATGAACCAGGTCCTTGACCTGAAAAGCGCAGGACTGAGCTACAACCTGTTTATGAAGGCGCTAGACACAGCATGTCATTAACACTTTTATTCAAATGTCAGAAAGGCAACAAGTGAACTAATTACATGAATATAAAAACGATTGGAAGCACCGCGGTGCAGTCGTTCCGTTTCATGATCAGAGTGGTTCTGCATATAAACACATATTTACAGCCTTCCACGTTTTGTACAAATCAATATAAATATGACCTGAGTTTTTTTCCGCACTCTCAAACCAACAGGCGTGATTTGAATATAGCATGGATCAACTGCACAGTTGTGTCAATAATCGGTTTGTTGTTAAACtacatgtttaaaaaaactttgCATATTCATTTATAAAAGAGAGAAATACGACAGAAGcgataaataatttaaaaaaaaaaaaaagaaacacgcCAGATGTCCGTTAAATATGCTGCCACAAGTGATCAGAAATCCCTTATGTGCTTTGTGAATGGTAAACGTCCTCGAGCATCCAAAAATCAAAAGCGGTTTCGCCTCAGGCCCGCTCCAGGTTCGGTCAACCTTCGCTCTGCTGAGTCTTTGTGGAGGGACCTCGTTTGAAATAAGCCAAGTGAAGACATGAATCTTGCTCTTGAGTCATTGTTAATAAACAGCTCCCACGCTTTGCTGCGGGACCGGGTGGTGCACGGTGCCCGGGTGCTGTAGGTGTGAGCCCTGCTGGTACCAGGGGTTGTTATATTCCTCCAGGTATGGCGGCGACGAGCTGTGCGTGGGCTGTGGGACCTGGGGTCTGTTGATCGGGGTGTTCTGGGGGGTGCTGTTCTCCCAAACGGCGGGGGAGGGCGGAGAGTTGCAGGCCATGGAGTCGCTGGCGTTGGGGCTGTGCTCCAGGGGAACCTCGCCGTTTTTGTACAGCTTCTTGAACTTGGACCtccggttctggaaccagatcttCAC of Betta splendens chromosome 19, fBetSpl5.4, whole genome shotgun sequence contains these proteins:
- the dlx4b gene encoding homeobox protein Dlx4b produces the protein MMSMGLMPDSLSAPDPSKSAFLEFGHGHPAHQQHSPGLSHIYPVHGFHAAGHPQHESAFPGGASYGRSLGYAYPGAVNAHPPSAYMSYQHSNHSSSSGSSLPYGRSEHTDREKSTVNENRDIRLNGKGKKIRKPRTIYSSLQLQALHQRFQQTQYLALPERADLAAKLGLTQTQVKIWFQNKRSKYKKIMKHGSGSEGDYLHSANAISPCSPGLPQLWEVSVGNKGAPMYPNNYMNSFGHWYPNHHPHQDAMPRPQMM